ATGGTTTTGACATCTCTGTTGAAGGTTATTTAATCGGCTTTAGAAAGTCGCATAGAAATTCGCAAAAccgaaatgtttgccaaaatataaaagagGTGAAAACTATGGAAATCAAACATCTGCTGATCTGCactatgtgtgtgtacgagtgcCAATtagcatacaaatgtatggcTATATTTGCATAGAGGGCCACTACAAATCAGAGCTGAGCTGAAAAGGTTATTTGCTTGTGGCTTAAAGTTATGTCtaattgaatgccaaaaaacAACTGAATCTTCAGTTCTATGACACATATCCCATATATTACGACTattcaaaagaaaatggtACTTACCCATGGGTAAAACATTTACTTTTCAGGTGCTAAAAAGCCTGGagtttttatacaaattttctTTACAGCTAACTATAAAACATTTGGTCATAATCCACACTAGTTCGATGAATTAACACAGTCACATTAATTATTCAAAAACCAATGACCATAAAATGCAGTTGCCACATAGATAACATCTcgtttgcattcaaattgtaAGAAGACTTTTCTGtgtgaatttaatttataaaacgagaagggacgtgtgcgacgcttcttacgcatcacaacttttatacccggcactcagtactaagtatatctgcactttagcggttatttgtcaaattttgtcTTCacctggcagcggcagagacgtgtcaggggcagaggccataaaccgcgcgaagcagagtgtgctgccataagctgcgggacggggtgggtttggccactgcaaattaatttcttcattgtggctataataatgatccaatcgtatcccaatttggtgatctgaggttttgggaggttttcgcccttttgcggtggcgaaagggggcggggctcatttttgaaatacacttgtaacagtgtgagcatacagaagtatggatgcaaaatttggtggctctagcttttatagtctctgagatccaggcgctcaaaaagacggacggacggacggacagacggacagacagacatggctctatcgactcgtctattgaaactgatcaagaatatatatactttatggggtcggaaacgattccttctgtgcgttacatacaaccgttattccccacaaataattatataataataattatatttattgaacACACTGTAGCGTGGTCTTTTTAGGTCAATCCTATACAAATCTCTACAATTTCAGGGGACTTACCTTACAGGGATTCTTAAAAAAGAAGCACATTTAATCGAATACATTTTAAGGAATTATTCTATACCCTTTATTTCAAGTTTTTACTATTACTTCATTTGttccatttattatttaattgtctGTAGTATGCAGACTCCTCTCAGCTCATTGCTTGCACTTCCCATAACAACCGaaaattgttgcatatttaCTTCTCAGGTGCTAAATACAGAGCTCCACGACACACAGTGACTCCCGTCAGACAAACTACAAACAATATTTGCTtcacttaaaaaaaaaagaaacagaaaataacCATTGGCGGCCTCGTAAAGATcatacgagtactcgtattgATATTTTCAAGTGCAATGTGTATTCGCAAATTGGCAAATATGGGTTGGACTTCTGGTTTTGAAGGTTCCAACGCATCTTTGGAGTGTAAcaaaaattccaaataaattgtatacaTTATTGCCTCCTATTTAAAGGGTCTTAACGAATATTCCCTTTAAATTTTTGGATAATTTCTAGGTGGAATCACTACCACAAAATTATTCTTCCTCAGACTCGAGGTGCGTTTTGAAGGTTTCCCTTCAGGTAAATCCCCTCAaactgtaaataaaatattgaattaacCTGAAAAGACCCTGGTAGAGGGTGTTCAAGATCTATGATCTGTTGCATCAAGTGTCATTGAACACTGCAAATACTCTTCTCGCCGCATAAGTGAGATCTCGATGAGGTCTGCTCTCTGCCCGTAACGATTGCCAATGCCTGTGCTGTTATGGCCCACACCTAAGGTCATTTTTGTGTAATCTTAATTGTTGTTGGACgacttttttttggccaataCTTATGCGAATTTTATGGCCGACTTTTTATGgcattcaatttaaatatctaTAGGCAATCGTATCGCATAACACTCGATTGGAAGTGGCAGCGATATATCGATCGGGTTCCTTGTGCAATTATCAAActcttttggggtttttttatttttaaattttattttatttattagctAGAAAATCTCAACGGGAACTTTGTGTAACAACAAATAATCAACAACAATGAAGTGAGtgggaggcagagagggagcagGCCGCTTGTTAATTTAACAAGCCATCGGAATCGATCCTCTCCTTTCCTCTGCTCTCCCGTGAATGACTGAGGACATCACAGATCTGCAGTCAGCCTAGAAGCGGAATCGCTTGGCGGGCACATTGTACTGGTAGCCagacgactgctgctgctgctccactggtGCGGAGTAgactggagctggggcaggggcagagtaCTGAggtgctggagcaggagcagagtactgtggtgctggtgcaggGATATCCTGAACAGGAGGCAGATACtcgggagctggagcaggcgcAGAGTACTGAGGAGCAGGTGCTGGGGCAGAGTACTGTGGTGCGGGTGCAGAGTAgactggagctggggcagGAGCCGAGTACTGAGGTGCGGGAGCTGGCGCGGAGTACTGTGGAGCAGGTGCAGGGAAGTCCTGAACAGGAGGCAGATACtcgggagctggagcaggagccgaGTACTGAGGAGCAGGCGCTGGGGCAGAGTACTGAGGAGCAGGTGCTGGCGCCGAGTACTGAGGTGCCGGAGCTGGGATATCCTGAACAGGAGGCAGATActcaggagctggagcaggcgcAGAGTACTGAGGAGCAGAGTACTGTGGTGCGGGTGCGGAGTAgactggagctggggcaggagcagagtaCTGAGGtgcgggagctggagcagagtactgtggtgctggtgcaggGATATCCTGAACAGGAGGCAGATACtcgggagctggagcaggcgcAGAGTACTGAGGAGCAGAGTACTGTGGTGCGGGGGCAGAGTAAACTGGAGCcggggcaggagcagagtaCTGAGGCgctggggcaggagcagagtaCTGTGGAGCAGGTGCTGGGAAGTCCTGAACGGGAGGCAGATACTCGGGAGCTGGGGCAGGAGCCGAGTACTGAGGAGCAGGTGCTGGCGCCGAGTACTGAGGTGCCGGGGCAGAGAACACTGGACCTGGACCCGATGGAATGTTGAACGATGGAGAGGGCTTGTTGTACGAgtagccactgccaccaccgccCAGATTCAGATGGGAGACATCGGCAGCAACCGCCGCGATGGCGCACACAGCAAACACGAATAGTTTCTGGAAGAGATTAACCCATTAGCAAGCCACAATCTGGAAGACCGCTGTACGCTCCACTCACCattgttgttgatttgttggaACGGGGGGAGTTTCCCAAAGTTCGTTGGATTTGGTGGAGTGGAAGCTTTGGCCAAGAGACACTGAAGCTGAATGATGACCCACTGCAGATGGCCGGCGACTTTTATACCCACAAAAATCCAAGTTCAGACTTGGCATAAAGATGCGTCTCGTTTCGGTTTCGCTGTTCGGACCTTCCTCTTCTTTGGGGTGTATCGGACTTCGTTTTGCTTGTCACAGAAGAGGCGAAACGTTTAATTTTATAAGCAGATGAGAGCCGATCATTAACCCCCCAATGGGCGTGTAAATGTGCCccaattttcattaatttaaataaatttttggGCTAATAGTTTGTGCGACTTTTGAAGATCCTAAGTGGAGGGAGTGTTTTTGGAAGCCACTAATGTGGCTCTTTATTCTGTTTGATTTGTAAAGTAATTAGGCTTTAAAGTAGAAATACTTCCGATTAAACTGTGCGACAAATGGCAGTGTTTTCAATGAACTTTGCACAAGACAAAAACTATGATGTAGGCCTGAATGAGTAGATCACTTCATACCTAGAATTTtcaatataaaaacaaaatattttttgtaattcGTAAAAAAAGTGTATgacttttataatttattgttcTTTTTCACAATTCATACTTTTGGCATTCTTGGaagtatttaaaaattagTAAGTGACCTATTTTGTTAAAAATGTATGCTCTAACGAGTTCACATCTAAAAATTATTACCATACGccacaaaaaactttttttaaaaatgttgtaagTTGAAGAAACATGAAATTTGTTAGGAAACTTTTACTTGGAATCGTTATATCTTCAGGTATATTCATTATATCAATACGAATCATAAAATCTGTGAAAGTGATTGCTTTTGGATATTATTTTGGAGTACGTAATGAGGGAAAgatccattaaaaataaacttttatggTGTTTCAGAATTGTCTTTCATTATtcacaaatatgtacatacattaaatCTGCGTATGTATTTCATATTATTCATATCATATTCATAACGAGTTTAAATGCCCCACAACTCCCCCTAAGGGTTAACAATCGCTcgccgcctctctctctctctccccttctcACTATCTTTTGCTACCGGCTTGAGCGCATGCGCGCGTCTGCTTGTGCtcgtgcgtgtgcgtgtgcgtagAGGCAGTAGATCCGCCGCTCACCTGCTATCGCACATCTCGTACCGCTATTCAACTGTGGCGGGGGGGTATATTTGGCTGGGGGTTTTGCAATGTCAATAGGGCAACTCGAGGCAGCACGGACTCGGACACGCCAacactcatttgcatttgcagtgtgccgtgtgctgtgtgtgaAGTGTGTACACAACCAATTTAAgggccacacacgcacacacgaaaCATTCAAATGTCAAAGGTTAACCCACACTCTCTTTAATCTCAGAGCAGACCAGACTTCGTTTTGGCTAGCGGAAATTTGTCTGATTTAACTATTAGCCGGTGCTAATGGCCACAAACTACATGCTTGAACGCCGTCGCTGCAGCTTGTTCAACCAAAAAACTATTCAAGGATGCCCGCAGCTGGTAGACTTACTATTTTTAATCTCAGTGAACTTGTAAACTAATGAACTAATGAaaccgcagcagctgcctgcctgcctgcctgccctggccGCCGGCAAACGGCcgtcatttaattaatttgaatatgATTTAGGGTCGGTCCGGGCCACACGGTCAATGGTTTTAACTCTGCGGAGttgcctctctgtctgtctgttcggtCCTGCCCCGTTTCGTGTATGTAATACCCC
The sequence above is a segment of the Drosophila subobscura isolate 14011-0131.10 chromosome U, UCBerk_Dsub_1.0, whole genome shotgun sequence genome. Coding sequences within it:
- the LOC117901987 gene encoding proline-rich extensin-like protein EPR1 isoform X1 — its product is MKLFVFAVCAIAAVAADVSHLNLGGGGSGYSYNKPSPSFNIPSGPGPVFSAPAPQYSAPAPAPQYSAPAPAPEYLPPVQDFPAPAPQYSAPAPAPQYSAPAPAPVYSAPAPQYSAPQYSAPAPAPEYLPPVQDIPAPAPQYSAPAPAPQYSAPAPAPVYSAPAPQYSAPQYSAPAPAPEYLPPVQDIPAPAPQYSAPAPAPQYSAPAPAPQYSAPAPAPEYLPPVQDFPAPAPQYSAPAPAPQYSAPAPAPVYSAPAPQYSAPAPAPQYSAPAPAPEYLPPVQDIPAPAPQYSAPAPAPQYSAPAPAPVYSAPVEQQQQSSGYQYNVPAKRFRF
- the LOC117901987 gene encoding proline-rich extensin-like protein EPR1 isoform X2 encodes the protein MKLFVFAVCAIAAVAADVSHLNLGGGGSGYSYNKPSPSFNIPSGPGPVFSAPAPQYSAPAPAPQYSAPAPAPEYLPPVQDFPAPAPQYSAPAPAPQYSAPAPAPVYSAPAPQYSAPQYSAPAPAPEYLPPVQDIPAPAPQYSAPAPAPQYSAPAPAPVYSAPAPQYSAPQYSAPAPAPEYLPPVQDIPAPAPQYSAPAPAPQYSAPAPAPQYSAPAPAPEYLPPVQDFPAPAPQYSAPAPAPQYSAPAPAPVYSAPAPQYSAPAPAPQYSAPAPAPVYSAPVEQQQQSSGYQYNVPAKRFRF